From Pedosphaera parvula Ellin514, one genomic window encodes:
- a CDS encoding putative 4-mercaptohistidine N1-methyltransferase: MAGNFYESDRALVEYLLFHYGAPDELLPEGFPRENILHFPVRCVTECLDVKRIPEKARALDLGCAVGRATFELARWCSSVIGIDYSERFVTIAGHLKKNGSFLFGCIEEGDLTHPCQAVVPPDIDRSRVVFERGDALNLRKDLGRFDVVLMANLIDRLSNPRYCLEKAADLVNPGGHLILTSPYTWSTDYTPRENWLGGFERDGARIRSFNVIKEILSPNFDLATRKDLPFLIREHARKFQLGVSDATVWIRK; encoded by the coding sequence ATGGCTGGCAACTTTTATGAATCCGACCGGGCGCTGGTGGAATATTTGCTTTTTCACTATGGTGCGCCCGACGAGTTGTTGCCGGAAGGTTTTCCGAGGGAGAATATCCTCCATTTCCCCGTTCGTTGTGTAACCGAATGTCTTGACGTAAAACGTATTCCGGAAAAAGCCCGGGCTTTGGACCTGGGCTGCGCGGTTGGTCGCGCCACATTTGAACTGGCTCGTTGGTGTTCCTCGGTCATCGGTATCGATTATTCTGAGCGCTTCGTCACCATTGCCGGTCATTTGAAGAAGAATGGTTCGTTTCTGTTCGGCTGCATTGAAGAGGGAGATTTGACTCATCCTTGCCAGGCGGTTGTGCCTCCGGATATCGATCGCAGTCGCGTCGTATTTGAGCGTGGTGATGCACTTAACCTGCGAAAGGATTTAGGCAGGTTTGATGTCGTGTTGATGGCGAACCTGATCGATCGCTTGAGTAATCCTCGTTACTGCCTGGAAAAAGCCGCCGATCTGGTTAACCCCGGTGGCCATCTCATTCTCACCTCGCCTTACACATGGTCAACGGACTACACCCCACGGGAGAACTGGTTGGGCGGATTTGAACGGGATGGCGCTCGTATAAGGTCCTTCAACGTCATCAAGGAAATTCTTTCACCCAACTTTGATCTGGCTACCCGCAAGGACCTTCCTTTTCTCATTCGGGAACATGCCCGGAAGTTTCAACTCGGCGTATCGGATGCGA
- a CDS encoding tRNA1(Val) (adenine(37)-N6)-methyltransferase — protein MSDPSKAANNFCDPCFKGWAKPGPIPPGARHDVVEVPDGETLDAISGYFRLYQLKNGHRFSTDDVLTAWYGTSWCPTACKALDLGSGIGSVGMIAAWRLPGAQFVTIEAQDESVRLARKSARFNGLEARYEIRHGDFRDPNILRDDELFDLVLGSPPYFPLGSGIEGDHPQKIACRFEVRGDISHYCAMATKHLAPGGFFACVFPTEQLERVEAAAKNAELTIVRRRPIILLEGNEPLLTLFGMMRSDHLPPSFRKQTWVEPALIIRQRNGHVHPEYAAIKLAIGFPP, from the coding sequence ATGAGCGATCCTTCCAAGGCCGCTAACAATTTCTGCGATCCATGCTTTAAGGGGTGGGCCAAACCCGGTCCCATTCCGCCTGGTGCCCGACATGATGTTGTCGAAGTTCCAGATGGGGAAACGCTCGATGCCATCAGTGGTTATTTTCGGCTTTACCAACTGAAGAACGGCCATCGCTTCTCCACCGATGACGTGCTGACTGCCTGGTATGGCACTTCATGGTGTCCGACTGCGTGCAAGGCTCTTGACCTCGGCAGTGGAATTGGTTCCGTCGGCATGATTGCGGCCTGGCGACTGCCTGGCGCGCAGTTTGTCACCATCGAAGCGCAGGATGAAAGCGTTCGACTTGCCCGCAAATCTGCCCGCTTCAACGGTCTCGAAGCACGATATGAGATCCGTCATGGCGATTTCCGTGATCCTAATATCCTACGGGACGATGAATTGTTCGATCTGGTTCTCGGCAGCCCGCCTTACTTTCCATTGGGGTCCGGGATTGAAGGCGATCATCCGCAAAAGATTGCCTGCCGCTTTGAAGTCCGGGGTGACATTTCCCATTATTGTGCCATGGCGACGAAGCATCTTGCTCCGGGAGGATTCTTTGCCTGTGTCTTCCCTACTGAACAACTGGAACGTGTTGAGGCTGCGGCGAAGAATGCTGAGTTAACCATCGTTCGTCGGCGCCCCATTATACTTCTCGAGGGCAATGAACCCCTCCTTACACTGTTTGGCATGATGCGTTCGGATCATCTACCACCTTCATTTCGCAAACAAACGTGGGTCGAACCTGCGTTGATTATTCGGCAGAGAAATGGCCATGTGCATCCTGAGTATGCCGCGATCAAACTGGCGATTGGGTTCCCGCCTTGA
- a CDS encoding TlpA family protein disulfide reductase, producing MKKIALLLAALSFATLSQAALKPGDSLSPYTIHNVSSGKEYCQVCAYGTKSGKIVSFGKLGDEAFWSDLKKLQTIADNNPKLGVFAQVIDSKDSKAIQAAAEKHGIKFPVVVAVEKDWDKAYDVKGVSRTIYYARQKNNIVWTSTGLDDKAASQLESQVTKDLSS from the coding sequence ATGAAAAAGATCGCATTGCTTCTAGCTGCACTTTCATTTGCCACACTCAGCCAGGCTGCCCTCAAGCCCGGTGACAGCCTGAGCCCATACACCATCCATAACGTCTCCAGTGGCAAGGAATACTGCCAGGTCTGCGCTTATGGAACCAAGTCCGGCAAGATCGTCTCTTTCGGCAAGCTCGGCGACGAAGCCTTCTGGTCCGACCTCAAGAAACTTCAGACCATCGCCGACAATAATCCCAAGCTCGGCGTCTTTGCGCAGGTGATTGATTCCAAGGACAGCAAGGCCATCCAGGCCGCTGCCGAAAAGCACGGCATCAAATTCCCCGTCGTTGTAGCGGTGGAAAAGGATTGGGACAAAGCCTATGATGTCAAAGGTGTAAGCCGCACCATTTACTACGCGCGCCAAAAGAACAACATCGTCTGGACTTCGACCGGCCTTGATGACAAAGCCGCCAGCCAGTTGGAAAGCCAGGTCACGAAAGACCTTTCCAGCTAG
- a CDS encoding lysophospholipid acyltransferase family protein — MNPVYFIGWTFYRTLFATYFRWRVYNPEHVPLKGAVILASNHASFLDPPLVGSGVKRDINYLARKSLFRYPGVGWILRTVNAVPVDREGGGAAGLKAIMDRLHNGGAIILFPEGTRSTDGNFLPARSGIGLTVIKSDAPVVPVRVFGTYDAWGRHVKIPKPRHVAIKYGTPMHFEQLRAEARTCTKERLKQIYQQVADEIMDAIARLEAKAD; from the coding sequence ATGAACCCGGTTTATTTTATTGGTTGGACTTTTTATCGAACGCTTTTCGCGACGTATTTTCGCTGGCGCGTTTATAATCCTGAACATGTCCCATTAAAAGGCGCGGTCATTTTGGCCTCCAACCACGCCAGCTTTCTCGATCCGCCACTGGTCGGTTCCGGTGTGAAACGGGACATCAACTATCTTGCGCGTAAATCGCTCTTTCGTTACCCGGGTGTGGGCTGGATTCTTCGCACGGTAAATGCCGTGCCGGTGGACCGCGAAGGCGGAGGTGCGGCTGGATTGAAAGCCATCATGGATCGGCTCCATAATGGCGGTGCCATCATTTTGTTTCCCGAAGGCACGCGGTCCACGGACGGCAATTTTCTTCCCGCCCGCTCGGGCATTGGCCTTACCGTTATCAAATCAGATGCACCTGTCGTGCCCGTTCGCGTATTTGGCACCTACGATGCCTGGGGGCGACATGTTAAAATTCCCAAACCCCGGCACGTCGCCATCAAATACGGCACCCCCATGCATTTCGAGCAACTGCGAGCCGAAGCCAGGACTTGTACCAAGGAACGGCTCAAGCAAATTTATCAACAAGTAGCCGATGAAATCATGGATGCCATTGCCAGGCTCGAGGCAAAGGCCGATTAA
- the cmk gene encoding (d)CMP kinase, translated as MNSSIVIAIDGTSASGKSTNAKMVAKALGYIYVDTGAMYRTFGWHCLKNKVNLDDEKAIASACKKWKTSLERVDNHVHLLVDGYYPAREIRTAEVSSATSLIAAVPKVREWMKKKQRECIQFGNLVMEGRDIGTNVFPETDFKFYLDACLNERSKRRLAEGVQENLAARDQRDSQRAAAPLMVALGAKVINNSGMTAEETSKLIIEEIQRRLAHSK; from the coding sequence GTGAATTCATCCATTGTCATCGCGATTGATGGCACCAGCGCCAGCGGCAAGAGCACCAATGCCAAAATGGTTGCCAAGGCACTCGGCTATATCTACGTGGATACCGGTGCCATGTATCGCACCTTTGGCTGGCATTGCCTAAAAAACAAAGTCAACTTGGATGACGAAAAGGCCATTGCGTCGGCCTGTAAAAAGTGGAAAACGTCGCTGGAACGCGTGGACAATCATGTTCACCTGCTCGTCGATGGATACTATCCGGCGAGGGAGATTCGCACGGCCGAAGTCAGCAGCGCCACTTCACTTATCGCAGCGGTTCCCAAGGTTCGGGAATGGATGAAGAAAAAGCAGCGTGAATGCATCCAGTTCGGCAACCTGGTCATGGAAGGTCGCGATATTGGTACCAATGTTTTTCCGGAAACCGACTTCAAATTTTATCTCGATGCCTGCCTCAACGAACGTTCGAAACGTCGACTGGCGGAAGGTGTGCAGGAAAACCTGGCCGCCCGTGATCAACGTGACAGCCAGCGTGCAGCTGCGCCTTTGATGGTCGCGCTGGGAGCCAAGGTGATTAACAATTCGGGCATGACTGCGGAGGAGACGAGCAAGCTCATCATCGAAGAGATACAAAGGCGCCTGGCTCATTCAAAATGA
- a CDS encoding 3-phosphoshikimate 1-carboxyvinyltransferase, with translation MLPDTIEIVPLEGGVRAEITVPGSKSITNRALILAALADGRTILHGALWSEDTQAMVDCLQRLGFDVEVGIDPEESSDRTIAVQGLGGKIPSAGSANEPLDLFVGNAGTAARFLSAFVCLGQGTYRLHGVKRMHERPQAALFQALRELGYQVDSPNNKLPVIIHGTGPKKGTCSVSIGESSQFASALLLCAGKGRWSVKIVGENTEESPYVVMTSRLVESFPQHGSEFHIEPDASSGSYFWAAGKILSPDAKNPTVSVKEWPTSGWQIDAEFSKCLDLPETISREGQLGDSIMTGIVMAPLTSTHPVRFTDLGRLRVQECERVHALRTELARCGAKAIETGDTLEVFPGTLHGAEIETYNDHRMAMCFAILGLKVSGIKIKNPACVKKTFPDFFQKLAAPAPHGLGVTILHGRTHKPLNGEELFAD, from the coding sequence ATGTTACCTGACACAATAGAAATAGTGCCACTGGAAGGAGGCGTGCGTGCTGAGATTACAGTGCCAGGATCCAAGAGCATCACCAACCGTGCGTTGATTCTCGCCGCCTTGGCCGATGGCAGGACTATATTGCACGGAGCACTTTGGAGTGAAGACACGCAGGCGATGGTTGATTGCCTACAACGTCTCGGTTTTGACGTTGAAGTTGGGATCGATCCTGAAGAAAGCTCCGACCGCACCATTGCTGTTCAGGGTCTGGGCGGGAAAATTCCAAGTGCTGGTTCGGCCAATGAACCTTTGGATCTTTTTGTTGGCAATGCTGGCACGGCAGCTCGATTTTTGTCGGCCTTCGTTTGTCTGGGGCAGGGAACCTACCGATTGCACGGTGTCAAGCGAATGCATGAGCGTCCGCAAGCGGCTTTGTTTCAAGCCTTGCGGGAACTCGGCTATCAGGTTGATTCGCCCAATAACAAGTTACCGGTAATCATCCATGGAACCGGGCCAAAAAAGGGCACGTGCAGTGTAAGCATAGGGGAAAGTTCTCAATTTGCCTCGGCATTGTTGCTTTGCGCTGGCAAAGGGAGATGGAGCGTCAAGATAGTTGGCGAGAACACCGAGGAATCGCCATATGTGGTCATGACTTCGCGCCTTGTCGAATCCTTCCCACAGCACGGCAGCGAATTTCATATCGAGCCAGATGCCTCCAGTGGCAGTTATTTCTGGGCCGCGGGTAAAATTTTGAGCCCCGACGCAAAGAACCCCACCGTGTCCGTCAAGGAATGGCCGACCAGCGGTTGGCAAATAGACGCTGAATTCTCAAAATGTTTGGATTTGCCTGAAACTATTTCGCGCGAGGGACAACTCGGCGATAGTATAATGACAGGAATTGTTATGGCACCCTTAACTTCCACGCACCCGGTCCGCTTTACTGATCTCGGCCGTCTGCGCGTACAGGAATGCGAACGTGTCCATGCTTTACGCACCGAACTGGCCAGGTGCGGCGCCAAAGCGATTGAGACGGGCGACACGCTGGAGGTTTTCCCGGGAACACTTCACGGCGCGGAGATTGAGACGTACAATGACCATCGCATGGCAATGTGTTTTGCAATTCTGGGATTGAAAGTTTCCGGGATAAAAATCAAAAATCCGGCGTGCGTGAAAAAGACATTTCCAGATTTTTTTCAAAAACTCGCTGCGCCTGCGCCCCATGGACTGGGGGTGACGATTCTTCACGGCCGCACGCACAAGCCTTTGAACGGAGAGGAACTATTTGCAGACTAA
- a CDS encoding suppressor of fused domain protein — protein MSAPSEFTESGNPVYRHKPREKPFEMAFGEAGHIKLLEQHYEKHLGKVDWVFHELVSDLVHIDIHIIAPGPDRNFYTLLTTGMSARSMKTPEGAEDYSYGELMLCLPPDWPLKQEDFKNEKNYWPVRLLKVLARMPHEYDTWLSFAHTIPNGDPAEPYAPGTKFCCAMLAAPLTAKQEFWEFKVTPEMTIHIYSVLPLYQEEADLKLKMGAKEIFDRFDKQKFTELVIMGRKNVAKKLFGIF, from the coding sequence ATGAGCGCACCATCAGAATTCACTGAAAGCGGCAATCCTGTTTACAGGCACAAGCCGCGCGAGAAGCCTTTCGAGATGGCGTTTGGTGAGGCGGGACATATAAAATTGCTGGAACAACATTATGAGAAGCATCTGGGCAAAGTGGACTGGGTTTTTCACGAATTAGTTTCCGACTTGGTCCATATCGATATTCATATCATTGCACCAGGTCCCGACCGGAATTTTTACACGCTGCTCACCACGGGGATGAGCGCTCGCTCCATGAAAACGCCGGAAGGCGCGGAGGATTATTCGTATGGGGAACTGATGCTCTGTCTGCCGCCGGATTGGCCTCTTAAGCAAGAGGACTTCAAGAACGAGAAGAATTATTGGCCGGTAAGGTTGTTGAAAGTCCTGGCGAGAATGCCGCACGAATACGATACATGGCTTTCATTCGCGCATACAATCCCGAATGGCGATCCAGCCGAGCCGTATGCTCCGGGAACGAAATTTTGTTGTGCGATGTTGGCAGCACCTCTCACCGCAAAACAGGAGTTCTGGGAATTCAAGGTAACTCCGGAGATGACGATTCACATTTATTCTGTGCTGCCGCTGTACCAGGAGGAGGCAGATTTAAAATTAAAAATGGGAGCCAAGGAAATATTTGATCGCTTTGATAAGCAGAAGTTCACCGAGTTGGTGATAATGGGAAGAAAGAATGTGGCTAAAAAGTTATTCGGAATTTTCTGA
- a CDS encoding prephenate dehydrogenase has protein sequence MHWQKVTLVGVGLLGGSLGLALRQRRLATKVDGYVRRSASIGECEKIGAVDHATRDLNRAVENADLVVLCTPLGQMREMTEKMLPALKKGAIVTDVGSVKETVVEELEPLVAGAGAFFVGSHPMAGGEKMGVAAAREDLFNNAICIVTPTQNSDKDAVRRVEELWKSVGSRPVTISPVAHDDLVSRSSHLPHVVAAELANYVLSPAHPKEQSLVCANGFRDTTRIASGSPEMWRDISMANRKNLSRVLGVFIEDLTEFQLALDNGDVKAIEEFFEKAKQRRDAWTDQKGASSE, from the coding sequence GTGCATTGGCAGAAAGTCACTCTGGTTGGTGTTGGCTTGCTGGGCGGCTCCTTGGGGCTGGCCCTCAGGCAGCGTCGACTGGCGACCAAGGTGGATGGTTACGTCCGCCGCTCCGCCAGCATTGGTGAATGTGAAAAGATCGGCGCAGTGGATCACGCCACTCGTGACCTAAACCGTGCCGTTGAGAACGCGGATTTGGTCGTTCTCTGCACACCATTGGGCCAGATGCGGGAAATGACCGAGAAAATGCTGCCCGCACTTAAAAAAGGAGCCATTGTCACGGATGTGGGGAGTGTCAAGGAGACAGTTGTTGAAGAACTGGAGCCTTTGGTGGCGGGAGCGGGAGCTTTTTTCGTTGGCAGTCATCCCATGGCAGGAGGAGAAAAAATGGGGGTTGCTGCTGCGCGTGAAGATTTATTCAATAATGCTATTTGCATAGTAACACCCACGCAGAATTCTGATAAAGATGCTGTCCGAAGGGTCGAAGAGCTTTGGAAGTCGGTTGGATCAAGACCGGTTACCATTTCTCCCGTCGCGCATGATGACCTGGTCAGCCGTTCCAGTCATTTGCCACATGTGGTGGCTGCCGAACTCGCCAATTATGTTTTAAGCCCGGCTCATCCAAAGGAGCAATCGCTGGTTTGTGCGAATGGTTTTCGCGATACCACCCGAATTGCCTCGGGTTCGCCTGAAATGTGGCGGGACATTTCCATGGCCAATAGAAAAAACCTGAGCCGCGTGCTTGGCGTGTTCATTGAAGACCTGACTGAGTTCCAACTTGCGCTGGATAATGGCGACGTAAAAGCCATTGAAGAATTTTTTGAGAAGGCCAAACAGCGACGTGATGCCTGGACAGATCAGAAAGGTGCATCGTCCGAGTAA
- a CDS encoding SIMPL domain-containing protein — MRKFILLAACSLIVSQLRADPELKGTPNELTQFLTRVPKAAQVTGEGELKVQADRAIITLKITTESKSLQGALRLNQEMRSKLINYLKGQDVPVDRVQASRFSSTPKYGMFSDNAKSYRVENFIKITAQGEKEFQAASGAVDSWPEVQYQGIEVEQDNKEELKRQVIAKACDNANERRKIYEEKFGVRLVPKWFSPGLTGLKSPQQASDKQYDRSYSSSPTGASLPVGGLVEVQETGSSFGELTFTAQVTVEYSVEAK, encoded by the coding sequence ATGCGGAAATTTATTCTACTGGCTGCTTGCTCCCTGATAGTGTCACAACTTCGTGCTGACCCTGAATTGAAAGGAACTCCCAACGAACTTACCCAATTTCTTACCCGGGTTCCAAAGGCTGCCCAGGTAACAGGCGAGGGCGAGCTGAAGGTTCAAGCCGACCGGGCGATCATCACGCTGAAAATCACCACTGAGAGTAAATCATTACAGGGAGCCCTGCGGTTAAATCAAGAGATGCGAAGCAAGCTGATTAACTATTTGAAGGGGCAGGATGTACCGGTCGACAGGGTGCAAGCTTCAAGATTTTCTTCGACCCCGAAATATGGAATGTTCAGCGACAATGCAAAGAGTTATCGGGTGGAAAATTTTATAAAGATAACGGCCCAAGGTGAGAAGGAATTTCAGGCCGCCAGCGGAGCAGTGGATTCGTGGCCCGAAGTGCAATACCAGGGCATTGAGGTCGAACAGGACAACAAAGAAGAACTGAAGAGGCAGGTGATTGCCAAAGCTTGCGATAACGCAAATGAACGGCGAAAGATTTATGAGGAGAAATTTGGCGTTCGACTCGTTCCAAAATGGTTTTCTCCGGGTCTGACGGGGCTGAAATCTCCTCAACAGGCATCCGACAAGCAGTATGACAGAAGCTATTCATCGTCCCCAACAGGGGCATCACTGCCTGTTGGAGGATTGGTGGAAGTTCAGGAAACGGGCTCATCCTTCGGTGAACTGACGTTCACAGCGCAAGTAACCGTTGAATACTCAGTTGAAGCAAAGTAA
- a CDS encoding CbiX/SirB N-terminal domain-containing protein: MSKADFSDAALVLVGHGSTLNAESSAPTYQHADEIRRRHLFGQVVECFWKLEPGIAGVLRGVFAPRVFIVPLFISEGYFTEQVVPRELGFCSNDQKDFPRIQKRGNQTLYYCGPVGTHESMTEVLLARAREIVEKFPFPRLPKPKDTALFIAGHGTGNNENSRKAIERQVEIIQKRNLYAEVYPLFMEEEPRVGDCYKMASVKNIVMVPFFISDGLHSYEDIPEMLGEPKQVVQERLKSGQPTWRNPTERQGKLLWYSPSIGNEPHIADVILERVQEISLKAD; the protein is encoded by the coding sequence GTGAGCAAAGCTGATTTCTCGGATGCGGCGCTGGTGCTGGTGGGACATGGATCGACGTTGAACGCCGAATCCAGCGCGCCGACGTACCAGCACGCCGATGAAATTCGCCGACGACACCTTTTTGGACAGGTGGTGGAATGTTTTTGGAAACTGGAACCGGGCATTGCCGGTGTTTTGCGGGGTGTCTTCGCTCCGAGAGTATTCATTGTTCCTTTGTTCATCAGCGAAGGCTATTTTACCGAGCAGGTGGTTCCGCGCGAACTTGGTTTTTGCAGCAATGATCAGAAGGATTTTCCGCGCATCCAAAAGCGGGGAAATCAAACGCTTTATTATTGTGGACCCGTCGGCACGCATGAAAGCATGACCGAAGTGCTGCTTGCCCGAGCCCGGGAAATTGTAGAGAAATTTCCTTTTCCACGCCTGCCCAAGCCAAAAGACACCGCCCTCTTCATCGCCGGGCATGGCACGGGAAATAATGAGAATTCGCGCAAGGCCATCGAACGACAGGTGGAGATCATTCAAAAGCGCAATCTATATGCCGAGGTTTATCCTTTGTTTATGGAAGAAGAGCCGCGCGTGGGTGACTGCTATAAGATGGCTTCAGTTAAGAATATCGTAATGGTACCTTTTTTCATCAGCGACGGCCTGCATTCCTACGAAGACATTCCCGAAATGCTGGGTGAACCGAAGCAAGTCGTGCAGGAACGGTTGAAAAGCGGCCAGCCAACCTGGCGAAATCCGACAGAGCGTCAGGGCAAGCTGCTTTGGTATAGCCCAAGCATCGGCAATGAACCGCATATTGCGGATGTCATTTTAGAGCGGGTGCAAGAGATTTCACTGAAGGCAGATTAA